In the genome of Gordonia rubripertincta, one region contains:
- a CDS encoding histidine phosphatase family protein, translating to MGVIYLVRHGQANALAYGVSDATDDLRNGPGGLTATGDTQAAVSGAFLSGQIGGFTAAVSGDLPRQSQTLNGVLGAFEARPDTQVDPGWNEYSLPALVGHASPEMYRDGRNYQQQLDKGLAAWIAVGEHDPEPGPDGGPTESYPQFQARVRDAAARATEMAGSGQTVLVVSSAGTITQWIAQLWGISDDQWPKMARSMVNASITKLIVGRQGVTVVSFNEHGHLSDREGGISTFR from the coding sequence ATGGGCGTCATCTATCTTGTGCGGCACGGTCAGGCTAATGCGTTGGCGTACGGCGTATCCGATGCCACGGACGACCTCCGGAACGGGCCCGGCGGACTCACCGCGACCGGTGACACCCAGGCCGCGGTGTCGGGTGCATTCCTCTCCGGTCAGATCGGCGGATTCACCGCCGCAGTGAGTGGCGACCTGCCCCGGCAGAGCCAGACGCTCAACGGCGTCCTCGGCGCGTTCGAAGCGCGCCCGGACACGCAGGTGGATCCCGGCTGGAACGAGTACTCGCTCCCCGCACTCGTGGGACACGCGTCGCCGGAAATGTACCGCGACGGGCGCAACTACCAGCAACAATTGGACAAGGGGCTCGCCGCGTGGATCGCCGTAGGTGAACACGACCCCGAGCCTGGGCCCGACGGTGGGCCCACCGAGAGCTACCCGCAGTTCCAGGCACGTGTGCGCGACGCCGCGGCACGAGCGACAGAGATGGCCGGATCAGGTCAGACGGTTCTGGTGGTCTCCTCCGCGGGCACCATCACGCAGTGGATCGCCCAACTCTGGGGCATCTCGGACGACCAGTGGCCGAAGATGGCGCGCTCGATGGTCAACGCCTCTATCACCAAGCTGATCGTGGGCCGGCAGGGTGTGACCGTCGTGTCGTTCAACGAACACGGTCACCTCTCCGACCGCGAGGGCGGAATCTCGACCTTCCGCTGA
- a CDS encoding SDR family NAD(P)-dependent oxidoreductase: MSEVSNTRVALVTGASRGIGAAIAEKFAADGWDLTISARGREALEKKAVELRERGAGRVEVVPADMTDADAITALGTAHADAFGRCDALIINAGMGSKGAVAEMPVKRFDRLYEVNVRAPYILLQSVLPTLRATAETNGAAKVIAVVSITGVYPEPELAAYGATKAALISLCETFNLEESENGVSATTIAPGYVNTDMTDWLKDKLAAEEMITAADVAVVAHSVTQLSRYAVLPNVVLTRPGTNLHRA; encoded by the coding sequence ATGAGTGAAGTGTCGAACACCAGGGTCGCGCTGGTCACCGGCGCGTCCCGGGGTATCGGGGCGGCGATCGCCGAGAAGTTCGCGGCCGACGGCTGGGACCTGACGATCAGTGCCCGGGGCCGGGAGGCATTGGAAAAGAAGGCGGTCGAGCTCCGTGAGCGCGGCGCGGGCCGGGTGGAGGTCGTCCCGGCCGACATGACCGACGCCGACGCGATCACCGCACTCGGGACCGCCCACGCCGACGCCTTCGGGCGCTGCGATGCGTTGATCATCAACGCGGGCATGGGGTCCAAGGGTGCGGTGGCTGAGATGCCGGTCAAGCGATTCGACCGGCTCTACGAGGTCAACGTGCGGGCGCCGTACATCCTGCTGCAGTCGGTGCTGCCGACGCTGCGGGCAACCGCGGAAACCAACGGAGCGGCGAAAGTGATTGCGGTGGTGTCGATCACCGGTGTCTACCCGGAGCCAGAACTCGCCGCCTACGGTGCGACCAAGGCGGCGCTCATCTCCCTGTGCGAGACGTTCAACCTCGAGGAGTCGGAGAACGGCGTCAGCGCGACGACAATCGCGCCGGGTTACGTCAACACCGACATGACAGATTGGCTCAAGGACAAGCTCGCTGCCGAAGAGATGATCACCGCCGCCGACGTCGCCGTCGTCGCACATTCGGTCACACAGCTGTCGCGGTACGCGGTGCTCCCGAACGTTGTGCTCACCCGCCCGGGCACCAATCTGCATCGGGCGTAG
- a CDS encoding phosphotransferase family protein, with protein sequence MTGAGSALEADKLRRLLMDNGVELAGDLSIELISGGKSNLTYTVTDGVTSWVARRPPTGGLTPSAHDMGREWAVTSALQSTSVPVAKTVAFDADGSIIGAPCTVVEFVDGRVVRTAEDLAAYSDDEVAANLDGLVRTLADLHAVDYQAVGLGEFGRPAGFAARQVKLWARQWGHVKTRDLPDVDRLVEALSERVPEQARESVVHGDFRVDNTIVDANDPATIAAVVDWEMSTLGDPITDVALMCVYRSGVFDQVLGFSAAWTSDRYASVDEIAQKYATATGSDLGDWDFYLGLANLKLGVIAEGITYRALSGASSGDGAERAGEATAAFIAAGLRHLS encoded by the coding sequence ATGACCGGGGCCGGATCAGCCCTCGAGGCGGACAAGCTCCGTCGGCTCCTCATGGACAACGGTGTCGAACTCGCCGGTGACCTCTCCATCGAACTCATCAGCGGTGGCAAGTCGAACCTCACCTACACCGTGACCGACGGCGTGACCTCGTGGGTGGCGCGTCGCCCACCGACCGGCGGTCTCACCCCGTCCGCGCATGACATGGGTCGCGAGTGGGCCGTCACCAGTGCGCTGCAGTCGACCTCGGTGCCGGTCGCCAAGACGGTCGCCTTCGACGCCGACGGATCGATCATCGGGGCACCCTGCACCGTCGTCGAATTCGTCGACGGTCGGGTGGTGCGCACGGCCGAGGATCTCGCCGCGTACTCCGACGACGAGGTGGCCGCAAACCTCGACGGCCTCGTCCGGACCCTTGCCGACCTGCACGCCGTCGATTACCAGGCGGTCGGCCTCGGCGAGTTCGGCCGTCCCGCCGGATTCGCTGCGCGACAGGTGAAGTTGTGGGCCCGTCAGTGGGGTCACGTGAAGACCCGCGACCTGCCCGACGTCGACCGGCTCGTCGAGGCGCTGTCCGAGCGGGTTCCGGAACAGGCCCGGGAATCGGTGGTGCACGGAGACTTCCGTGTCGACAACACCATCGTCGACGCGAACGACCCGGCGACGATCGCCGCCGTCGTGGACTGGGAGATGTCCACCCTCGGTGACCCGATCACCGACGTCGCGCTGATGTGCGTCTATCGCTCCGGTGTCTTCGATCAGGTACTCGGCTTCTCCGCGGCGTGGACCAGCGACCGCTACGCCTCCGTCGACGAGATCGCGCAGAAGTACGCCACCGCAACCGGTTCCGACCTCGGAGACTGGGACTTCTACCTCGGCCTGGCCAACCTGAAGCTCGGGGTGATCGCCGAGGGCATCACCTACCGTGCGCTCTCGGGTGCGTCGTCGGGTGACGGGGCCGAGCGCGCGGGTGAGGCCACTGCGGCCTTCATCGCCGCCGGCCTGCGTCACCTCAGCTGA
- a CDS encoding acyl-CoA dehydrogenase family protein, producing the protein MPIDLRHDPAVVELVEKTERFVRDYVLPLEDAHGGDITAAGGDDLRREMNAKAKAEGIFAPHAPVEFGGLGLDMADRAPVFEAAGYSTFGPVALHIGAPDEGNIHMLERIASEEQRHKYLAPLATGEVRSAFAMTEPAPGAGSDPNALRTQAVRVDGGWKINGQKHFITGAEGAGFFIIMARTAGSPGDRGGATMFLAPAGTAGITVGRHINTIDKAMIGGHCEVTFDDVFVPDEDILGEVDEGYRYAQVRLGPARMTHVMRWLGAAKRCHDVAVDYVSRREGFGGRLGDLGMIQQMIADNEIDLAAARALLLKACHELDLGNHASDETSIAKTFAGEAYSRVADRSIQMCGGLGVSADLPIARLAQELRPFRVYDGPSEVHRWAIARRAIGRAKKAQAATGAK; encoded by the coding sequence ATGCCCATAGACCTGCGCCACGATCCTGCCGTGGTCGAGCTGGTCGAGAAGACCGAACGCTTCGTCCGCGACTACGTGCTGCCGCTCGAGGACGCGCACGGTGGCGACATCACCGCGGCCGGTGGCGACGATCTTCGTCGCGAAATGAACGCAAAGGCCAAGGCCGAGGGCATCTTCGCACCGCACGCGCCGGTCGAGTTCGGCGGTCTGGGACTGGACATGGCCGACCGCGCACCGGTTTTCGAGGCTGCCGGCTACTCCACCTTCGGTCCCGTCGCGCTGCACATCGGTGCGCCCGACGAGGGCAACATCCACATGCTCGAGCGCATCGCCAGCGAGGAGCAGCGACACAAGTACCTCGCTCCGCTCGCCACGGGTGAGGTCCGTTCGGCCTTCGCGATGACCGAACCGGCACCGGGTGCGGGTTCAGACCCCAATGCGCTGCGCACGCAGGCGGTCCGCGTCGACGGCGGCTGGAAGATCAACGGCCAGAAGCACTTCATCACCGGTGCCGAGGGCGCGGGCTTCTTCATCATCATGGCCCGCACCGCGGGGTCGCCGGGCGATCGCGGCGGCGCCACGATGTTTCTGGCTCCGGCCGGCACCGCGGGCATCACCGTGGGCCGCCACATCAACACCATCGACAAGGCGATGATCGGCGGACACTGCGAGGTCACCTTCGACGACGTCTTCGTCCCCGACGAGGACATCCTGGGCGAGGTCGACGAGGGCTACCGCTACGCTCAGGTCCGCCTCGGTCCAGCCCGCATGACCCACGTCATGCGCTGGCTCGGCGCAGCGAAACGCTGCCATGACGTCGCCGTCGACTACGTCTCGCGCCGTGAGGGATTCGGTGGTCGCCTCGGCGACCTCGGCATGATCCAGCAGATGATCGCCGACAACGAGATCGACCTGGCGGCCGCGCGTGCATTGCTGCTCAAGGCATGTCACGAACTGGACCTGGGCAACCACGCCTCCGACGAGACCTCGATCGCCAAGACCTTTGCCGGTGAGGCGTATTCGCGGGTCGCCGACCGCAGCATCCAGATGTGCGGCGGTCTCGGTGTCTCCGCCGATCTGCCGATCGCACGCCTGGCGCAGGAGCTCCGCCCGTTCCGTGTCTACGACGGACCTTCCGAGGTCCACCGCTGGGCCATCGCTCGCCGCGCCATCGGCCGCGCGAAGAAGGCACAGGCCGCGACGGGTGCGAAATGA
- a CDS encoding TetR/AcrR family transcriptional regulator, with product MSSGTGETDVRPAKQPLGAWRDYGEPGLPIPLAAALEAFAEQGYHGTSVREIAARANLSVPGLYHHYPSKQSLLQGLLERTMTDLLARSEAAILEAGPEPVKQFDAVVESLLRFHMYRREQAFVGSTEIRSLDDDYRPRYIGHRDRQQRMVDEIVFAGVEAGDFTTEYPKDAARAVATMCVGVSTWFKLDGLLGPDELISRNLQLARALVGYRTN from the coding sequence ATGAGCAGCGGAACCGGTGAAACCGACGTACGACCGGCGAAGCAACCTCTCGGCGCCTGGCGTGACTACGGCGAGCCCGGGCTGCCGATCCCGTTGGCCGCAGCCCTCGAAGCGTTCGCCGAGCAGGGTTACCACGGCACGTCGGTGCGTGAGATCGCCGCGCGGGCGAACCTCTCGGTACCGGGGCTGTACCACCATTACCCGTCGAAGCAGTCGCTGCTGCAGGGCCTGCTCGAACGCACGATGACCGACCTGCTGGCCCGCTCGGAGGCGGCGATCCTCGAAGCCGGCCCGGAACCGGTGAAGCAGTTCGATGCGGTCGTCGAGTCGCTGCTGCGGTTCCACATGTACCGGCGCGAGCAGGCCTTCGTCGGTTCCACCGAGATCCGGAGCCTCGACGACGACTACCGGCCGAGGTACATCGGCCACCGCGACCGTCAGCAGCGGATGGTCGACGAGATCGTCTTCGCCGGTGTGGAGGCGGGCGACTTCACCACCGAGTATCCGAAGGATGCGGCCCGGGCGGTGGCGACGATGTGTGTCGGGGTCTCGACCTGGTTCAAGCTGGACGGTCTGCTGGGGCCGGACGAACTGATCTCACGAAACCTCCAGCTCGCCCGCGCCCTGGTCGGTTACCGCACCAACTGA
- a CDS encoding TetR/AcrR family transcriptional regulator gives MGRGPSNPDDGSGTAASDSAASLRAYGGEGGDTRVARRRASLIDAALDLLGADDAEAVTVRGVCRRAGLTARYFYESFESVDQLVEVVYDEVIEEIAHSGLAAFSEGATMRTKVSGAVAAIVDLIDQDRRKGRLLFSQALLSPVIAAKRMESTALFAGLTLQSASSVLDVHVGPAQATGVAHYQVGGLSRLLAAWLEGDVELSKSDVVDLSIALLVSPAEILEKSLSHGSADGE, from the coding sequence ATGGGAAGAGGACCTTCGAACCCGGACGACGGGTCCGGCACTGCTGCGTCGGATTCCGCGGCTTCCCTGCGCGCCTACGGCGGCGAGGGCGGTGACACCCGGGTCGCTCGACGCCGCGCGTCGCTCATCGACGCAGCCCTCGACCTGCTCGGAGCCGATGACGCGGAAGCGGTTACGGTGCGCGGTGTCTGCCGGCGGGCCGGACTGACCGCACGGTACTTCTACGAGAGCTTCGAGTCGGTCGATCAGCTCGTCGAAGTGGTGTACGACGAGGTCATCGAGGAGATCGCCCACTCGGGTCTCGCGGCATTCTCCGAGGGCGCGACCATGCGCACCAAGGTGTCGGGAGCGGTCGCCGCGATCGTCGACCTCATCGACCAGGATCGACGCAAGGGCCGTCTCCTATTCTCGCAGGCCCTGCTCAGCCCGGTGATCGCGGCGAAGCGGATGGAGTCGACCGCACTGTTCGCCGGCCTGACGCTCCAGAGCGCCTCGTCGGTTCTCGACGTCCACGTCGGCCCCGCCCAGGCCACCGGCGTGGCGCACTATCAGGTCGGAGGGCTGAGTCGCCTGCTCGCGGCGTGGCTCGAGGGCGACGTCGAGCTGTCCAAGTCCGACGTCGTCGACCTGAGCATCGCGTTGCTCGTGTCCCCAGCGGAGATCCTGGAGAAGAGCCTGTCCCACGGCAGCGCCGATGGTGAGTAG
- a CDS encoding oxygenase MpaB family protein, producing the protein MATEPITSGSSALSPQTPDDVTAEVAEFLTADRPDTEFLPSTARVSRAELDALPSAEDLDPLGIGVIAGAANVIMQLSLPAVGYGVYESRVDSGNLFKHPLKRGRTTLSYLAVAGLGSAKDRKAYRKAIGKAHAQVRSTADSPVKYNAFDPKLQLWVAACLYRGTEDVHRIFGGMTEVTDEFYQAGAVLGTTLQVPREAWPADREAFEEYWNSTVETLEIDPVIRGYLLQIARAEFLGPVVAKLLGWYFEILAIGFLPEDFRRKMDVRLSPWQELFFAKHNAVLRAIITRAPRPVRSFPFNLLLADVRWRMRTGRPLV; encoded by the coding sequence ATGGCAACGGAGCCTATCACCAGTGGAAGCTCGGCCCTCTCGCCGCAGACGCCGGACGATGTGACCGCCGAGGTCGCCGAATTCCTCACCGCCGACCGGCCGGATACCGAGTTCCTGCCGTCGACCGCACGCGTCTCCCGCGCCGAACTCGACGCCCTCCCGTCCGCGGAGGATCTCGATCCACTCGGCATCGGTGTCATCGCCGGCGCGGCGAACGTCATCATGCAGCTGAGCCTGCCCGCGGTGGGGTACGGCGTCTATGAGAGCCGCGTCGACTCGGGCAATCTCTTCAAGCATCCGCTCAAGCGGGGTCGCACCACGCTGAGCTACCTCGCGGTCGCGGGTCTGGGCAGCGCCAAGGATCGCAAGGCCTACCGCAAGGCGATCGGCAAGGCCCACGCGCAGGTCCGCTCGACCGCCGACAGCCCGGTGAAGTACAACGCCTTCGACCCCAAGCTGCAGCTCTGGGTCGCGGCCTGTCTGTACCGCGGCACCGAGGACGTCCATCGGATCTTCGGCGGGATGACCGAGGTGACCGATGAGTTCTACCAGGCCGGCGCCGTCCTGGGCACCACGCTGCAGGTTCCGCGCGAGGCCTGGCCGGCCGACCGCGAGGCCTTCGAGGAGTACTGGAACTCCACCGTCGAGACCCTCGAGATCGACCCGGTCATCCGCGGGTACCTGCTGCAGATCGCCCGCGCCGAGTTCCTGGGGCCGGTCGTCGCCAAGCTGCTGGGCTGGTACTTCGAGATCCTTGCGATCGGATTCCTACCGGAGGACTTCCGACGCAAGATGGACGTCCGCCTGTCCCCGTGGCAGGAACTGTTCTTCGCCAAGCACAACGCGGTCCTGCGGGCGATCATCACCCGCGCACCCAGGCCGGTCCGCAGTTTCCCGTTCAACCTGCTGCTCGCCGACGTCCGCTGGCGGATGCGCACCGGTCGTCCCCTGGTCTGA
- a CDS encoding alpha-hydroxy-acid oxidizing protein codes for MTTGYGRARQNDIYTAGVHRRKPRVPTDFAELERRAKRSMSARAWAYIGGGAGEGRTMTANRQALDRWAIVPRILRDVSTRNLEVELFGRRIPAPVLFAPVGAGSLAAREADRLIGHAAAELGVPYIFSNQASVPMETVAAEMDGVTPGAPRWFQLYWSTDDDLVDSLLARAAAIGADAVVVTLDTTMLGWRPQDLNLGSLPFARGEGIAQYTSDRRFVDIVADRLRTAAEERPEISLGAIATLISITRNAPGRFLANLTSAQPRAAVQTFLDIYSRPSLSWDDLAGLRDRTSLPIVLKGVLHPDDARRAVDAGVDGIIVSNHGGRQIDGAISTIDALDEIAPAVDGRIKVLVDSGIYTGSDVFKALALGADAACIGRPHMYGLALAGADGARDAVADIIAELDLTLGLAGHTDVTALGREALRRV; via the coding sequence ATGACCACGGGATACGGGCGGGCGCGGCAGAACGACATCTACACCGCTGGTGTCCATCGTCGAAAGCCGCGCGTGCCAACGGATTTCGCGGAACTTGAACGTCGCGCCAAGCGGTCGATGTCGGCTCGGGCGTGGGCGTACATCGGTGGCGGCGCCGGCGAGGGCCGCACCATGACGGCCAACCGGCAGGCCCTGGACCGCTGGGCGATCGTGCCGCGGATACTCCGCGACGTCTCCACGCGGAACCTCGAGGTGGAACTGTTCGGACGTCGCATCCCGGCGCCGGTCCTGTTCGCGCCCGTGGGCGCCGGCTCGCTCGCCGCGCGCGAAGCGGACCGTCTGATCGGTCACGCTGCCGCGGAACTCGGTGTGCCCTACATCTTCTCGAACCAGGCGAGTGTGCCGATGGAGACGGTGGCGGCCGAGATGGACGGCGTGACGCCGGGAGCCCCCCGCTGGTTCCAGCTGTACTGGTCCACCGACGACGACCTGGTCGACAGTCTGCTCGCCCGTGCGGCGGCCATCGGGGCCGATGCGGTGGTCGTCACCCTCGACACCACCATGCTCGGCTGGCGGCCGCAGGATCTGAACCTGGGATCGCTGCCGTTCGCGCGGGGCGAGGGGATAGCGCAGTACACCTCCGACCGGCGCTTCGTCGACATCGTCGCCGACCGCTTGCGCACCGCTGCCGAGGAGCGGCCGGAGATCTCACTCGGGGCCATCGCGACCCTGATCTCGATCACCCGTAACGCACCCGGACGCTTTCTCGCGAACCTCACCTCGGCCCAACCGCGGGCCGCGGTGCAGACCTTCCTCGACATCTACTCGCGTCCGTCGCTGAGCTGGGACGACCTCGCCGGTCTGCGCGACCGCACATCGTTGCCGATCGTCCTCAAGGGTGTGCTGCATCCCGACGACGCCCGTCGCGCCGTCGACGCCGGGGTCGACGGGATCATCGTGTCCAACCACGGCGGACGCCAGATCGACGGCGCGATCAGCACCATCGACGCCCTCGACGAGATCGCACCCGCGGTCGACGGTCGGATCAAGGTGCTCGTCGACTCCGGGATCTACACCGGGTCGGACGTGTTCAAGGCACTGGCGCTCGGCGCCGACGCCGCTTGTATCGGCCGGCCGCACATGTACGGGCTGGCGCTCGCCGGTGCCGACGGCGCCCGGGATGCGGTGGCCGACATCATCGCCGAACTCGACCTCACGCTCGGCCTGGCCGGCCACACCGATGTCACCGCTCTCGGTCGCGAGGCGTTGCGGAGGGTCTGA
- a CDS encoding polyprenyl synthetase family protein, whose amino-acid sequence MTQTAEMTDSSLPHRPVLDTNTGLRAIDDATTDLELVEEVLTAHFRRHALTLHKVGAELSPAADAIAARIGGGKRLRAAFCLWGARGAARGQAVPGVVELASAIELFHFAALVHDDVMDDSDTRRGLPTIHRLFGDTHRAAGRRGDSDTWGTAVAILVGDMCLSWSDDLVAAAVDTVDRHTRQAVRATWTEMRDEAYAGQYLDMLSQTEDHTDPDRTERVLRYKSARYSIGQPLRLGGSLAGADAALLADYDRIGISAGEAFQLRDDILGVFGDEKVTGKPVIDDIREGKRTMLMALAEESATWTERRIIANCLGNPDLDAAGAAQMRNVVESTGALERVEQRIVELAEDALGVVADASVDEQTRQALTSLVERCVWRRS is encoded by the coding sequence ATGACACAGACCGCCGAGATGACCGACTCATCCCTCCCCCACCGGCCTGTCCTCGACACCAACACCGGCCTTCGCGCGATCGACGACGCGACGACCGACCTCGAACTCGTCGAGGAGGTGCTGACCGCGCACTTCCGCCGCCACGCGCTCACGCTGCACAAAGTAGGTGCCGAACTCTCTCCGGCGGCGGACGCCATCGCTGCCCGGATCGGCGGGGGCAAGCGCCTGCGCGCCGCATTCTGTCTGTGGGGAGCGCGCGGCGCAGCTCGTGGGCAAGCCGTCCCCGGGGTCGTCGAACTGGCGTCGGCGATCGAACTGTTCCACTTCGCCGCCCTGGTCCACGACGACGTCATGGACGACTCCGACACCCGCCGCGGCCTGCCCACCATCCACCGCCTTTTCGGCGACACCCATCGCGCAGCCGGTCGCCGGGGCGACTCCGACACCTGGGGCACCGCGGTCGCCATCCTTGTCGGCGACATGTGCCTGTCGTGGTCGGACGACCTGGTTGCCGCAGCGGTCGACACCGTCGACCGCCACACCCGCCAGGCCGTCCGCGCGACCTGGACCGAGATGCGCGACGAGGCGTATGCGGGTCAGTACCTGGACATGCTCAGCCAGACCGAGGACCACACCGATCCCGATCGGACCGAACGCGTCCTCCGGTACAAGAGCGCCCGCTACAGCATCGGCCAGCCGCTTCGACTCGGCGGCTCGCTCGCCGGCGCCGACGCCGCCCTTCTCGCCGACTACGACCGCATCGGGATCAGCGCCGGTGAGGCATTCCAGCTGCGCGACGACATCCTCGGAGTCTTCGGCGACGAGAAGGTGACGGGGAAGCCGGTGATCGATGACATCCGCGAGGGCAAGCGCACCATGCTGATGGCGCTGGCCGAGGAGTCCGCCACCTGGACGGAACGACGGATCATCGCCAACTGCCTCGGCAACCCGGACCTCGACGCCGCCGGTGCCGCACAGATGCGCAACGTCGTGGAATCCACCGGCGCCCTCGAACGTGTGGAACAGCGCATCGTCGAACTCGCCGAGGACGCCCTGGGCGTCGTCGCCGACGCATCGGTGGACGAACAGACCCGTCAGGCCCTGACCTCCCTCGTCGAACGCTGTGTGTGGCGCCGCTCATGA
- a CDS encoding carotenoid biosynthesis protein yields the protein MSTTKSPSPAGARGAQAGASPLPEVRASLRHHLIPVAWVLLAATIGVQIAFPLTGGGTLPLTVASVVLLASASALHLAATRGFGAAIALVVIAGGGGLLAEAIGVSTGFPFGTYAYTDGLGLKVLGVPVLVPLAWIMMSWPALAVTRRLVGATRLSGTRARVVTALLGAYALTAWDVFLDPQMVDQGHWTWSFPTPSLPGVDDIPLTNFAGWFLVSFLMIAILDRLIGAGDADDAVPVTAYLWTYFSSVMAHAMFFGRPTVALTGAVVMGAVAIPVLVLEVRAFRSRRHGASV from the coding sequence ATGAGCACGACCAAATCACCTTCGCCGGCCGGGGCGCGAGGAGCGCAAGCAGGAGCCTCCCCGCTGCCTGAGGTGCGAGCATCTCTCCGTCACCACCTCATCCCGGTCGCGTGGGTTCTCCTCGCCGCGACCATCGGCGTACAGATCGCCTTCCCGCTCACCGGTGGCGGCACGCTCCCGCTCACCGTCGCGAGCGTCGTGCTGCTGGCGTCGGCGTCCGCCCTGCACCTCGCCGCGACGCGCGGCTTCGGGGCCGCGATCGCGCTGGTCGTGATCGCCGGCGGCGGTGGTCTTCTCGCCGAAGCGATCGGTGTCAGCACCGGCTTCCCGTTCGGCACATACGCATACACCGACGGCCTGGGACTGAAGGTTCTCGGCGTCCCGGTCCTGGTGCCGCTGGCCTGGATCATGATGTCGTGGCCGGCACTCGCCGTGACGCGACGACTCGTCGGCGCCACGCGCTTGTCCGGTACGCGGGCTCGCGTGGTGACGGCCCTGCTGGGCGCGTACGCCCTGACGGCCTGGGATGTCTTCCTCGATCCGCAGATGGTCGACCAGGGGCACTGGACCTGGTCGTTCCCCACTCCGTCGCTACCCGGCGTCGACGACATCCCGTTGACGAATTTCGCGGGCTGGTTTCTGGTCTCGTTCCTGATGATCGCCATCCTCGATCGGTTGATCGGCGCCGGTGACGCCGACGATGCGGTCCCGGTGACCGCCTATCTGTGGACCTACTTCTCGTCGGTGATGGCGCATGCGATGTTCTTCGGTCGTCCGACGGTCGCACTGACCGGTGCCGTGGTGATGGGCGCCGTCGCGATCCCGGTGCTCGTCCTCGAGGTGCGGGCGTTCCGGTCGAGGAGACATGGTGCGAGCGTCTGA
- a CDS encoding glycosyltransferase, translating to MRASDLWRRTVTVGTGLSLASLALTVDNAIRVRRPGLADIPAAEPLSVLIPMRNEVARAQRCITAVLEAVDRWPGPSRVLVLDDGSVDGTDALLARLAAHDDRLEVFEGSPPPPGWLGKSWACRQLADNASPDGILAFVDADVVVEPHAFTSSFALLRNAGLDLVSPYPRQIATSAAERLVQPLLQWSWLSTLPLGLAERSPRESLTAANGQFLMVDAATYRRAGGHGTVRDVVLEDIALLRAIKAAGGRGVVAEGSTVATCHMYDGWHEVRAGYRKSLWSAFGSPAGTSAVTAGLCLMYVIPALAALTGSRTGLVGYLAGVASRLVSARTTGGRTLPDALVHPVSIALFAFLAADSTIARHRGELQWKGRTLEVSR from the coding sequence GTGCGAGCGTCTGACCTCTGGCGCCGGACGGTGACGGTCGGGACCGGCCTGTCACTGGCGTCGCTCGCCCTCACCGTCGACAACGCGATCCGCGTCCGCCGACCAGGTCTCGCGGACATCCCTGCGGCCGAGCCTCTTTCGGTGCTGATCCCCATGCGGAACGAGGTCGCCCGGGCCCAACGCTGCATCACCGCCGTCCTCGAGGCCGTCGACCGGTGGCCCGGCCCGTCCCGTGTCCTCGTGCTCGACGACGGTTCGGTCGACGGCACCGACGCTCTCCTCGCCCGGCTCGCCGCCCACGACGACCGGCTCGAGGTGTTCGAGGGCTCCCCGCCACCGCCGGGTTGGCTCGGGAAATCCTGGGCCTGTCGGCAGTTGGCCGACAACGCCTCCCCCGACGGAATCCTCGCCTTCGTCGACGCCGACGTCGTGGTCGAACCCCACGCGTTCACCTCGTCGTTCGCGTTGCTGCGCAACGCCGGTCTCGATCTCGTGAGCCCCTACCCGCGGCAGATCGCGACGAGTGCTGCCGAGCGTCTGGTGCAGCCCCTGCTGCAGTGGTCGTGGCTCAGCACGCTACCGCTGGGCCTCGCCGAACGTTCCCCGCGTGAATCGCTGACCGCCGCGAACGGCCAGTTTCTGATGGTCGACGCCGCCACCTACCGCCGAGCCGGAGGACACGGGACGGTGCGCGATGTCGTCCTCGAGGACATCGCACTCCTGCGCGCGATCAAGGCCGCGGGTGGTCGGGGTGTGGTGGCCGAAGGCAGCACGGTGGCAACCTGCCACATGTACGACGGTTGGCACGAAGTCCGTGCGGGATACCGCAAGTCGCTGTGGTCCGCGTTCGGGTCGCCCGCCGGGACGTCGGCGGTGACCGCCGGCCTGTGTCTCATGTACGTGATCCCGGCGCTGGCCGCTCTGACCGGTTCGCGCACCGGGCTGGTGGGATACCTCGCCGGCGTGGCCTCGCGGCTCGTGTCCGCGCGGACCACCGGAGGACGCACATTACCCGATGCCCTGGTCCATCCCGTGTCGATCGCACTCTTCGCCTTCCTCGCAGCGGATTCGACGATCGCCCGTCACCGTGGCGAACTGCAGTGGAAGGGACGCACTCTCGAGGTTTCCCGATGA